In Dromaius novaehollandiae isolate bDroNov1 chromosome 4, bDroNov1.hap1, whole genome shotgun sequence, a single genomic region encodes these proteins:
- the MRPL35 gene encoding large ribosomal subunit protein bL35m — protein sequence MAAVRGALAGLLRPLRAWAGAPLALGRPRSARFASGLSVPCVGRARTPVAAPAKTLPLPSIRPAGGGAASVLSSVTSLLPSILQQPVRTLTYCSLRNGKRKTVKAVVERFLRLHNGLWVRRRAGYKKKLWKKSAAQKKRLRELVLCNRTQCKLLDKMTTSFWKRRNWYVDDPYQKYHDRTNLRI from the exons ATGGCGGCGGTGCGGGGCGCCCTGGCGG GGCTGCTGCGGCCGCTGCGGGCCTGGGCCGGGGCCCCGCTGGCGCTCGGCCGCCCCCGCAGCGCCCGGTTCGCCTCGGGCCTCTCGGTGCCGTGCGTCGGACGAGCGCGGACGCCGGTGGCGGCTCCTGCGAAGACACTGCCGCTGCCCTCTATCAGGCCGGCCGGCGGGGGAGCCGCCTCCGTCCTCAGCAG tgTCACATCTCTACTTCCAAGTATACTTCAGCAGCCAGTGAGGACTCTTACATATTGTAGCTTACGGAATGGAAAGAGGAAAACCGTGAAAGCTGTGGTTGAGCGGTTTCTCCGACTGCACAATGGTCTTTGGGTGAGGAGAAGG GCTGGTTACAAGAAAAAATTGTGGAAAAAGTCCGCTGCCCAGAAAAAGCGCTTGAGAGAGCTGGTGTTGTGCAACAGAACACAATGTAAACTCCTAGATAAAATGACCACTTCTTTCTGGAAGAGGAGAAATTGGTACGTTGATGATCCCTATCAGAAGTATCATGATCGCACAAATCTTCGTATATAG